The Magnolia sinica isolate HGM2019 chromosome 9, MsV1, whole genome shotgun sequence genome contains a region encoding:
- the LOC131254870 gene encoding shikimate O-hydroxycinnamoyltransferase-like, protein MEYSNLIHWDSIFSAPGICSHAIKQPRSDTTCVIYMLPGRIDHLKTEALKDNPLMNCTTLSVLAANIWKARTIATGLPDDRISTMLFPVVIRKRVVPHVLDGFAGNAVMPGFVRASTHELKTSRASVLVGKIQEGLERLDDGYVKSGIDWLEVHKGVPCMVDSFSVVAWWKLGLEMAHFGWGPIRCITLAEMKPGLVFLLPGEKDEGGINVCLELPSDHMKEFYKLMMED, encoded by the coding sequence ATGGAGTATTCCAATCTCATTCATTGGGATTCCATATTTTCTGCTCCTGGCATCTGTAGTCATGCCATCAAGCAGCCCCGGTCCGACACAACCTGCGTAATCTACATGTTGCCGGGGAGAATTGACCACTTGAAGACCGAAGCCCTCAAAGACAACCCACTAATGAATTGCACCACACTCAGTGTCCTCGCAGCAAACATCTGGAAGGCAAGAACCATTGCCACAGGTTTGCCTGATGACCGGATATCTACCATGTTATTCCCCGTGGTTATACGCAAAAGGGTGGTCCCACACGTGCTAGATGGGTTTGCAGGCAATGCAGTCATGCCAGGGTTTGTACGTGCGAGCACGCATGAGCTGAAGACGAGTAGGGCTTCTGTTCTTGTGGGGAAAATTCAAGAAGGGCTAGAAAGGTTGGATGATGGGTATGTGAAATCAGGTATTGATTGGCTTGAAGTGCATAAAGGGGTGCCTTGTATGGTTGATAGCTTCTCAGTGGTGGCTTGGTGGAAGCTTGGATTGGAGATGGCCCATTTTGGGTGGGGCCCTATTAGATGTATTACCCTAGCTGAAATGAAGCCAGGCCTGGTCTTTCTATTGCCAGGGGAGAAAGATGAGGGAGGGATTAATGTGTGCTTGGAACTACCTTCTGATCATATGAAGGAATTTTACAAGCTAATGATGGAAGATTGA